The DNA sequence TCAGGGCCGAGATATGAAATCCGTCCTGCTCATTGACCACGTGGGCCAGACGGATGTTCATCTTCTGGGCCGCGTCGGCCTTGCCGCCGACTCCGAGACCGCTACCCAACACCAGGGCGGTCAACAGCAAACCAGCAATAAGCCTCTTCATCTCTCTCCTCCGGGTTTATGGTATTTTCGGGCGATATGTTCGACGAAGTTCTCGTCCCCGGGCCGCGCCTACTCGAAGCGCCGGGCGGAAATGATGTAGACTTCGTCCTTGGGCAGTTCCGGGAAGTCTCCCGTGGGCTTGACCACCTTCCAGTTGATTTTCTTGACCACGTCCGAGCCTTCGACCACGTGTCCAAAGACCGCGTATCCGTAACCTTCGTCGGAATCGTCCTGGTGGTCCAGGTCCGGGCCGTTGTCCGCGGCATTGATGAAGAATTCGTCCGTGGCGGAGTCTTTTTCCGGTGCACGGGCCATGGCCACGCTGTCCTTGACGTTGGAAAGGCCGCCCTTGGCCTCGTTGGGGATGGGCGGCAAGGCGGGTTTTTTGTTCAGACTCCGGTCATACCCGCCGCCCTGCACGACGAATCCTCTGACCACCCGGTGAAAGATGGTTCCGTCGTAATGTTTGGCGTCGACGTACTCCAGGAAGTTGGCCACGGTGCGCGGGGCTTTCTCCGGGTACAGTTCAATGAGAAGATCGCCCAAATTGGTTTCGACGAGAACGAACGGATTTTCCATGAATGGTCTCCCGTGCCTGCTGGGTGTTCTGAAACAGCGTCGCTGGATGGTTTTCTTTGGCGAAATCGTGTGCTGCGCTGGGGCAAATTGCCCTGGAAGAAATTGGGAACAGTCTTGATTTTCCCGGTGGGGAAGTTCATACTGAAGGTGTCTGGAAAACACAAAGGTTCGGGCATGATCACCGATACGCGTTATCCTGCTGTTCCCAAGTCCCAGGCAGGTTCGGTGTGCGTATGATGCGAGGCGGAAGTGGGGCTTTACGCGTCCGCGGCAAAGCGGGTGCAAATTCTAAGGAGGTGTCTCTTGTCGAACATTAAGAAGGTCCTGTGTGCGGTGGATTTTTCACCTGTCAGCAAAAAGGTGGCGGAGTATGCGCGATCCTTGGCCGAGCCACTGGGCGCGGAATTGATCTGCCTTCATGTCGTCCCTTCGGGCACCGTGTATGCCGACTTCGGCATCCCGATCAATTCCATGGAAACCTTCTGCACGACCATGATTGCCGAAGGGGAAAAGACCCTGGCAGAGTTCGCGGAGCAGCATTTCAGTGGCATGCCCTACCGGGCCAAGGTCACCTGCGGCGATTTTTCCGAGGAAATTTTGAATAGTGCCAAGGAAGAGCAGGCAGACATGATCATTGTCGGCACCCATGGCCGCAAAGGCGTGGATCGTTTGCTGTTCGGCTCCGTTGCCGAGAAGGTCCTCCGGCAGGCGCCCTGCCCGGTGGTGGCGGTACGTCCAAACTAGTCCTGGTCGAGTTGAATATTCTGAACGGGCCGGATCGCCGCGGAGGTGATCCGGCCCGTTTGTTTTGTGTCCGGCCGGGGCGCGGTTTGGGTGGGCATGCAACGGTCCAGCGCCAGGGCGGACACATAGGTCCGCCCCTACCGGGGGGTACCCACGGGGATCAGGTACAATGGCGATTCCCCGGAGGAAAGACCCAATACGCTTGCCACCTCCCGGTCGTTGAACGCGCCGATGACCACGCTGCCAAGACCCAGGGCCACGGCCTGCAGGGACAGATTCTGGGCGGCGTGACCGACTTCCATGTCCACATAGCGCGTGGCGCGGTCGCCATAGCGGGCCGCGGTGCGGGCGTGGACCGCGCTGATGGCAAAGGTGACCGGGGCGCTGTGCAGGGGCGACTGGTTCAATCCGGCCTGGGCCAAGGCCTGGCGCTGGTCGCCCTGAAGTCTCTCCTGATCCAATGGGCGAAGGGCATGCTCCCCGGGTGCATAGCGGTACACACCGGCGGCGATGCCTTCCAAGTTGCCGATGACCACATCGATTTCCAGAGGATAGGTCGCCCCGGCAGAGGGAGCGGTGCGCAGACCGCGCCGTGGCTCACTGATGCCCTGGGCGGCCCAGAGCAACTGTCCGATCTCCGCCAGGGTCAGCGGGGTGTCGCTGAAGCTGCGCACGGATCGGCGCTGGGCCAGGGTTTCTTCCAGGGAGACGGAGCTGGAGCGTGACGGTGCGGGCAACTCGATGGCCTCTGGTGACATCATGGTCTCACCTCCGGGTTGCTGGTCAGCATGGCAGGCAAAACCCCACATGAGCAGGCCAAGAAGGGGAATCGCCAGCTTCAGGCTGTTCCATGGATGTGGCATCGGCTTTTGCTCCAGGCTGTTTCCCGTTTTCATGCCAGTTCAACGCCGCTCTTGGCAGAGCCGCCGCCGGGCCGCCACTCCAACTCCACTTCCAGGCTCAGCTTCTCGCCGTCCCGCTTGGTCTCCCGTTCCAGCTTGGTCTCCAGAATCAGGTTCTGGGGGATCTGGACCTGCTGCTCCTGGTCGCCCTGGCGCAGCGTCACCTCCCCGGCCTCGACCTTGTCCGCCAACTGGCGCAGAAACTGGGCCACATCACCCCGGCTTTTGGGCTCCTCGCTTTTGAACAGGACTTCTTCCATGTCAGCCTCCTTCTGTTTGGTGTTTAACGGTTCATGGTGAATATTTCGTAAAATTCTAAATAGATAGTGGGGTCAGGCAAAAACGGTATCGAAATCGAAATCGGTATCGAAATCGGTATTTCCATGGCTCCATGAAACGTCTGTTTTTTCGATTTCGATTTCGATCGCGATTTCGATTTCAATTTTGATTTCGTCAACTAAACTTCATTTTGGCTCGTAGATGAGGTACTTGCCGCGCATCTCCTTGAACCGTTCCCGGCCGGGGGCGATGGCCTGCTCGATGGCCTCGGCGCTCTCGCTTCGGGCGACCATGGTCCGGATCAGATCCGTTCCCAGGGCGCGATCGAAGAGGCTTTCCTGGATGGCCGGGTTGTCGAAGAGGTTGCGCTCCGGATAGAGTTCCTGGAGGATGGTCATCAAGGTGATCTGGGCGCGCATCGGGCGCAGGGCCAGGGGATCGGTGACCACCAGGTGCGCGCCGTGCACGGTCCGGCCGGCGTGGCCGCCATAGCCGGGAACGTAGGAGATGGGCCGGGCGCGCAGGCCGGGGATGTTTCGGGCGTTGATGGCCGTTACCAGTTTATGGCGGTCCATCCAGGGCGCGGCCAGGCACTCGAAGGGCAGGGTGTAGCCCACGCCGATGTTCAGGCCGCCGCGCGTTTCTC is a window from the Desulfonatronum thioautotrophicum genome containing:
- a CDS encoding SagB/ThcOx family dehydrogenase encodes the protein MPHPWNSLKLAIPLLGLLMWGFACHADQQPGGETMMSPEAIELPAPSRSSSVSLEETLAQRRSVRSFSDTPLTLAEIGQLLWAAQGISEPRRGLRTAPSAGATYPLEIDVVIGNLEGIAAGVYRYAPGEHALRPLDQERLQGDQRQALAQAGLNQSPLHSAPVTFAISAVHARTAARYGDRATRYVDMEVGHAAQNLSLQAVALGLGSVVIGAFNDREVASVLGLSSGESPLYLIPVGTPR
- a CDS encoding universal stress protein → MSNIKKVLCAVDFSPVSKKVAEYARSLAEPLGAELICLHVVPSGTVYADFGIPINSMETFCTTMIAEGEKTLAEFAEQHFSGMPYRAKVTCGDFSEEILNSAKEEQADMIIVGTHGRKGVDRLLFGSVAEKVLRQAPCPVVAVRPN
- a CDS encoding peptidylprolyl isomerase produces the protein MENPFVLVETNLGDLLIELYPEKAPRTVANFLEYVDAKHYDGTIFHRVVRGFVVQGGGYDRSLNKKPALPPIPNEAKGGLSNVKDSVAMARAPEKDSATDEFFINAADNGPDLDHQDDSDEGYGYAVFGHVVEGSDVVKKINWKVVKPTGDFPELPKDEVYIISARRFE
- a CDS encoding amphi-Trp domain-containing protein, producing the protein MEEVLFKSEEPKSRGDVAQFLRQLADKVEAGEVTLRQGDQEQQVQIPQNLILETKLERETKRDGEKLSLEVELEWRPGGGSAKSGVELA